The following coding sequences lie in one Oncorhynchus nerka isolate Pitt River linkage group LG14, Oner_Uvic_2.0, whole genome shotgun sequence genomic window:
- the LOC115142152 gene encoding RING-box protein 2, with protein MEDSEEPGLVHSHSSTSGSKSSSDKMFSLKKWNAVAMWSWDVECDTCAICRVQVMDACLRCQAENKQEDCVVVWGECNHSFHNCCMSLWVKQNNRCPLCQQDWVVQRIGK; from the exons ATGGAAGACAGTGAAGAGCCGGGTTTAGTTCACTCTCACAGCTCGACTTCTGGGTCAAAATCGAGCAGTGACAAGATGTTTTCTCTCAAGAAATGGAATGCTGTTGCAATGTGGAGCTGGGATGTGGAGTGCGATACATGCGCCATCTGTAGGGTCCAAGTTATGG ATGCATGCTTGCGGTGTCAGGCTGAAAATAAACAAGAGGACTGTGTCG TGGTATGGGGAGAGTGCAACCACTCTTTCCACAATTGCTGCATGTCTCTCTGGGTGAAGCAGAACAATCGCTGCCCACTGTGCCAGCAGGACTGGGTCGTACAGAGAATCGGCAAATGA